A stretch of the Mycobacterium sp. ITM-2016-00317 genome encodes the following:
- a CDS encoding vitamin K epoxide reductase family protein, translated as MTVTTAGPVEDLDPSPHQPAQVEVRRSSALWVLLAGVAGLAAALALTIEKIALLIDPNYIPSCSLNPVLSCGSVMITPQASLFGFPNPLLGIVGFTVVVVTGVLALARVNLPRWYWAGLAIGTLAGTVLVHWLIFQSLYRIGALCPYCMVVWAVTIPLLVVVTSIAVQPQHSGNAVIRTLHTWRWSLVTLWFTAVLLLILERFWNYWSTLF; from the coding sequence ATGACCGTGACCACAGCCGGCCCCGTCGAAGACCTCGATCCGTCGCCGCACCAGCCGGCGCAGGTCGAGGTTCGGCGGAGCAGCGCGCTGTGGGTGCTCCTCGCCGGTGTCGCCGGGCTCGCGGCGGCCCTGGCGCTCACCATCGAGAAGATCGCGCTTCTCATCGACCCGAACTACATCCCGTCCTGCAGCCTCAACCCGGTGCTGTCGTGCGGTTCGGTGATGATCACCCCGCAGGCCTCGCTGTTCGGCTTCCCGAACCCGCTGCTGGGCATCGTCGGGTTCACCGTCGTGGTCGTCACCGGCGTGCTGGCGCTGGCCAGGGTGAACCTGCCGCGCTGGTACTGGGCCGGACTGGCCATCGGCACGCTGGCGGGCACCGTGCTGGTGCACTGGCTGATCTTCCAGAGTCTGTACCGCATCGGTGCGCTGTGCCCCTACTGCATGGTGGTCTGGGCGGTGACGATCCCGCTGCTGGTGGTCGTGACGTCCATCGCGGTCCAGCCCCAACACAGCGGCAACGCCGTGATCCGGACCCTGCACACCTGGCGCTGGTCGCTGGTGACGTTGTGGTTCACCGCCGTGCTGCTGCTGATCCTCGAGCGGTTCTGGAACTACTGGTCCACGCTGTTCTGA
- a CDS encoding pyruvate carboxylase, with protein MTKVLVANRGEIAIRAFRAAYEMGIATVAVYPYEDRNSLHRLKADESYQIGEVGHPVRAYLSVDEIIRVAVAAGCDAVYPGYGFLSENPELAASCAAAGITFVGPSAAVLELTGNKARAIQAAREAGLPVLASSAPSASVEELVAAADGMEFPLFVKAVSGGGGRGMRRVADRDALAEAVEAASREAESAFGDPEVYLEQAVLNPRHIEVQILADRTGQVMHLFERDCSVQRRHQKVIELAPAPNLPEELRQRICADAVAFAREIDYTCAGTVEFLLDERGHHVFIECNPRIQVEHTVTEEITDVDLVSSQLRIAAGETLDDLGLSQETLTAPRGFALQCRITTEDPANGFRPDTGRITAYRSPGGAGIRLDGGAVLGGEIGAHFDSMLVKLTCRGRDFDTAVARAHRALAEFRVRGVSTNIPFLQAVIDDPDFRSGKITTSFIDERPYLLTARSPADRGTKILNYLAEVTVNQPHGPRPSTVYPHDKLPEIDLDTMPPRGSKHLLTEVGPEAFARWMRESKAVGVTDTTFRDAHQSLLATRIRTSGLLMVAPYIARMTPQLLSIECWGGATYDVALRFLKEDPWERLAALREAVPNICLQMLLRGRNTVGYTPYPDSVTHAFIQEATATGIDIYRIFDALNNVESMRPAIDAVRETGTSVAEVAMSYTGDLSDPAENLYTLDYYLKLAEQIVDAGAHVLAIKDMAGLLRPQAAAKLVGALRSRFDLPVHVHTHDTPGGQLATYLAAWQAGASAVDGASAPLAGTTSQPALSSIVAATAHTEYDTGLSLPAVCDLEPYWEALRKVYSPFESGLPAPTGRVYHHEIPGGQLSNLRQQAIALGLGDRFEEIEASYAAADRILGRLVKVTPSSKVVGDLALALVGAGVSADEFAEDPARFDIPDSVIGFLRGELGDPPGGWPEPLRSKALAGRAPAKPPAELSPEDTRALAVAGPERQATLNRLLFPGPTKEFEAHRELYGDTSSLSANQFFYGLRHGDEHRVTLERGVQLLIGLEAVSDADERGMRTVMCIINGQLRPVVVRDRSIASDVPVAEKADRTNSDHVAAPFAGVVTVSVDEGDTVEAGETIATIEAMKMEAAITAPKAGTVQRVAVSATAQVEGGDLLAVIGSAGGGHRPPAADSDAAGGPS; from the coding sequence ATCACCAAAGTCCTTGTCGCCAACCGCGGTGAAATCGCGATCCGCGCGTTCCGCGCGGCCTACGAGATGGGCATCGCGACCGTCGCGGTCTATCCGTACGAGGATCGCAATTCCCTGCACCGGCTGAAGGCCGACGAGTCCTACCAGATCGGTGAGGTCGGACACCCCGTCCGGGCCTACCTGTCCGTCGACGAGATCATCCGGGTGGCTGTCGCGGCCGGATGCGACGCGGTGTACCCGGGTTACGGATTCCTTTCGGAGAACCCGGAACTGGCCGCCTCGTGCGCCGCGGCCGGCATCACGTTCGTCGGTCCCAGCGCCGCTGTGCTGGAGCTCACCGGCAACAAGGCGCGCGCCATCCAGGCCGCCCGGGAAGCGGGCCTGCCGGTCCTGGCGTCGTCGGCGCCGTCGGCATCGGTCGAGGAACTCGTCGCGGCCGCCGACGGCATGGAGTTCCCGCTGTTCGTCAAGGCGGTGTCCGGCGGCGGGGGCCGCGGCATGCGTCGGGTCGCCGACCGCGACGCGCTGGCCGAGGCGGTGGAAGCGGCCAGCCGCGAGGCGGAGTCGGCGTTCGGGGACCCCGAGGTCTACCTGGAACAGGCGGTGCTCAACCCCCGCCACATCGAGGTGCAGATCCTCGCCGACCGCACCGGCCAGGTGATGCACCTGTTCGAACGAGACTGCAGCGTGCAGCGCCGCCATCAGAAGGTCATCGAGCTCGCGCCCGCCCCGAACCTGCCCGAGGAGTTGCGGCAGAGGATCTGCGCCGACGCGGTGGCGTTCGCCCGCGAGATCGACTACACGTGCGCAGGCACGGTGGAGTTCCTGCTCGACGAGCGCGGCCACCACGTGTTCATCGAGTGCAATCCGCGAATCCAGGTCGAGCACACCGTCACCGAGGAGATCACCGACGTCGACCTGGTCTCCAGTCAGCTGCGGATCGCGGCGGGGGAGACGCTCGATGATCTCGGGCTCAGCCAGGAGACGCTGACCGCACCAAGGGGATTCGCGCTGCAGTGCCGGATCACCACCGAGGATCCCGCCAACGGCTTCCGGCCCGACACCGGGCGCATCACCGCCTACCGCTCGCCCGGCGGCGCAGGCATCCGGCTGGACGGCGGCGCCGTGCTCGGCGGCGAGATCGGCGCCCACTTCGATTCCATGCTCGTCAAACTGACCTGCCGCGGCAGGGATTTCGACACCGCGGTGGCGCGCGCACATCGCGCGCTGGCGGAGTTCCGGGTGCGTGGGGTCTCCACGAACATCCCGTTCCTGCAGGCGGTCATCGACGATCCGGACTTCCGCAGCGGCAAGATCACCACGTCGTTCATCGACGAGCGGCCCTACCTGCTGACCGCGCGTTCGCCGGCCGACCGCGGCACCAAGATCCTGAACTACCTGGCCGAGGTCACGGTCAACCAGCCGCACGGACCGCGCCCGTCGACGGTGTACCCGCACGACAAGCTGCCCGAGATCGACCTCGACACGATGCCCCCGCGCGGCAGCAAGCACCTGCTGACTGAGGTCGGGCCCGAGGCGTTCGCGCGCTGGATGCGCGAGTCCAAGGCGGTCGGCGTCACCGACACCACGTTCCGTGACGCCCATCAGTCGTTGCTGGCCACCAGGATCCGCACCTCCGGTCTGCTGATGGTCGCGCCCTACATCGCCCGGATGACCCCGCAGTTGCTCTCGATCGAGTGCTGGGGTGGCGCCACCTACGACGTCGCGCTGCGGTTCCTCAAGGAGGATCCGTGGGAGCGACTGGCCGCCCTGCGTGAGGCTGTGCCCAACATCTGCCTGCAGATGCTGCTGCGGGGCCGCAACACGGTGGGCTACACGCCGTACCCGGACTCGGTCACCCACGCGTTCATCCAGGAGGCCACCGCCACCGGCATCGACATCTACCGGATCTTCGACGCGCTCAACAACGTCGAATCGATGCGCCCGGCGATCGACGCGGTCCGCGAGACCGGCACGTCCGTGGCCGAGGTCGCGATGTCCTACACCGGCGACCTGTCCGATCCGGCGGAGAACCTCTACACGCTGGACTACTACCTCAAGCTCGCCGAGCAGATCGTCGACGCGGGAGCACACGTGCTCGCCATCAAGGACATGGCGGGTCTGCTGCGCCCGCAGGCGGCCGCCAAGCTGGTCGGCGCGCTGCGCAGCCGTTTCGACCTGCCCGTGCACGTGCACACCCACGACACGCCGGGCGGCCAGCTCGCCACCTACTTGGCGGCCTGGCAGGCCGGGGCCAGCGCGGTCGACGGCGCGTCGGCGCCGCTGGCCGGGACGACGAGTCAGCCCGCGCTGAGCTCGATCGTGGCGGCCACCGCGCACACCGAGTACGACACCGGCCTGTCGCTGCCTGCGGTGTGCGACCTGGAGCCGTACTGGGAGGCGTTGCGAAAGGTGTACTCGCCGTTCGAGTCTGGGCTGCCGGCCCCGACCGGCCGGGTCTACCACCACGAGATCCCGGGCGGGCAGTTGTCCAACCTGCGCCAGCAGGCGATCGCGCTGGGCCTGGGCGACCGGTTCGAGGAGATCGAGGCCAGTTACGCGGCGGCAGACCGGATCCTGGGCCGGCTGGTCAAGGTCACCCCGTCATCGAAGGTCGTCGGCGACCTGGCCCTGGCGCTGGTCGGCGCCGGGGTGTCGGCCGACGAATTCGCCGAGGACCCGGCACGTTTCGACATCCCGGACTCGGTGATCGGGTTCCTCCGCGGCGAGCTGGGCGATCCGCCCGGCGGCTGGCCCGAGCCGCTGAGGTCCAAGGCGCTGGCGGGCCGCGCTCCGGCCAAGCCGCCTGCCGAGCTGAGCCCCGAAGACACCCGCGCGCTGGCCGTGGCGGGACCGGAACGTCAGGCGACGCTGAACCGGCTGCTGTTTCCCGGTCCGACAAAGGAATTCGAGGCCCACCGGGAGCTCTACGGGGACACCTCGAGTCTGTCGGCCAACCAGTTCTTCTACGGGCTGCGGCACGGCGACGAACACCGCGTCACCCTGGAGCGCGGCGTCCAGCTGCTCATCGGGCTGGAGGCGGTCTCCGACGCCGACGAGCGGGGCATGCGCACCGTGATGTGCATCATCAACGGGCAGCTGCGTCCCGTGGTGGTCCGCGACCGCAGCATCGCCAGCGACGTGCCCGTCGCCGAGAAGGCCGACCGGACCAACTCGGACCACGTGGCCGCGCCGTTCGCCGGGGTGGTCACCGTCAGCGTCGACGAGGGCGACACGGTCGAGGCGGGCGAGACCATCGCGACCATCGAGGCGATGAAGATGGAGGCCGCGATCACCGCGCCGAAGGCGGGCACGGTGCAACGCGTCGCGGTGTCGGCCACCGCGCAGGTCGAGGGCGGGGACCTGCTGGCAGTGATCGGTTCGGCCGGCGGCGGGCACCGCCCGCCCGCAGCGGACAGCGACGCGGCCGGGGGACCGTCCTGA
- the rsmD gene encoding 16S rRNA (guanine(966)-N(2))-methyltransferase RsmD, whose amino-acid sequence MTRIVAGIFGGRRITVPQQRSGRGTRPTTDRVRESLFNVLSARVDFDGLRVLDLYAGSGALGLEALSRGAASAVFVESDARAAAVIERNIATLGARDAAVRRGAVTAVLAGGASRPVGLVLADPPYELDAAQIDAVVAALTEGGWTAPGTVMVLERPASAPETDWADGWSAWRSRRYGDTRVEFAERC is encoded by the coding sequence CTGACCCGGATCGTCGCCGGAATCTTCGGCGGGCGCCGGATCACGGTGCCGCAGCAGCGTTCCGGACGCGGCACGCGGCCCACCACGGATCGGGTGCGCGAGTCGTTGTTCAACGTGCTGAGCGCGCGCGTCGACTTCGACGGGCTGCGGGTGCTCGATCTGTACGCCGGTTCGGGCGCACTGGGTCTCGAGGCGTTGTCGCGCGGTGCCGCGTCGGCGGTGTTCGTCGAGTCCGACGCGCGGGCCGCGGCGGTGATCGAACGCAACATCGCCACCCTGGGTGCGCGCGACGCGGCCGTGCGCCGCGGCGCGGTCACCGCGGTGCTTGCCGGTGGTGCGTCCAGGCCGGTGGGCCTGGTGCTGGCCGACCCGCCCTACGAACTGGACGCCGCGCAGATCGACGCCGTGGTCGCCGCGCTGACCGAGGGCGGCTGGACCGCACCGGGCACCGTGATGGTGCTGGAACGGCCCGCCTCCGCGCCCGAGACCGACTGGGCTGACGGGTGGTCGGCGTGGCGGTCGCGCCGCTACGGGGACACCCGCGTCGAGTTCGCCGAACGCTGCTAG
- a CDS encoding hemerythrin domain-containing protein produces MPETFVQSTDDVVAFLRDQHNLIKDMFDDVLLASEDKAREKAFTDLRQLLAVHETAEEMVVHPRVRREVESGDEIVDARLREEHAAKEQLVALENLDIGSEEFLTALTEFRDAVLEHAEHEETEEFPKLKRELDADELKSLAGAVRAAEATAPTRPHPGVESAKLNFAVGPFASMLDRARDAIGAALR; encoded by the coding sequence GTGCCCGAGACATTCGTTCAATCCACCGATGATGTCGTCGCGTTTCTCAGGGATCAGCACAACCTGATCAAAGACATGTTCGACGATGTGCTGCTGGCGTCCGAGGACAAGGCGCGCGAAAAGGCGTTCACCGATCTGCGCCAGTTGCTTGCGGTGCACGAGACCGCCGAGGAGATGGTGGTCCATCCGAGGGTCCGGCGCGAGGTGGAGTCCGGCGACGAGATCGTCGACGCGCGCCTGCGCGAGGAGCATGCCGCCAAGGAGCAGCTGGTCGCGTTGGAGAACTTGGACATCGGGTCCGAGGAGTTCCTCACCGCGCTGACCGAGTTCCGCGACGCTGTGCTCGAACACGCCGAGCACGAGGAGACCGAGGAGTTCCCCAAGCTCAAGCGCGAACTCGACGCCGACGAGCTCAAGAGCCTCGCCGGAGCGGTGCGGGCGGCCGAGGCCACCGCGCCGACCCGCCCGCACCCCGGAGTCGAGTCCGCCAAGCTCAACTTCGCGGTCGGCCCGTTCGCGTCCATGCTGGACCGCGCGCGGGACGCGATCGGCGCGGCACTGCGCTGA
- the sepIVA gene encoding cell division protein SepIVA, whose translation MYRVFEALDELGAIVEEARGVPMTAGCVVPRGDVLELIDDIKDAIPGELDDAQDVLDARDSLLREAKEHADSTVSSANAEADSMVNHARAEADRLLADAKSQADRMVAEARQHSERMVGEAREEAARLAATAKREYEASTGRAKSEADRLIESGNLAYEKAVQEGIKEQQRLVSQTEVVATATAEATRMIDSAHAEADRLRGECDIYVDSKLAEFEDFLNGTLRSVGRGRHQLRTAAGTHDYAAR comes from the coding sequence GTGTACCGAGTGTTCGAAGCTCTCGATGAATTGGGTGCGATCGTCGAAGAAGCCCGCGGTGTGCCGATGACGGCAGGCTGCGTGGTGCCGCGCGGCGACGTCCTGGAGTTGATCGACGACATCAAGGACGCCATCCCGGGTGAGCTCGACGATGCGCAGGACGTGCTGGACGCCCGTGACTCCCTGCTGCGGGAGGCCAAGGAGCATGCCGACTCCACCGTGTCCAGCGCCAACGCCGAAGCCGACTCGATGGTCAACCACGCCAGGGCAGAGGCCGACCGGCTGCTGGCCGACGCGAAATCCCAGGCCGACCGCATGGTCGCCGAGGCGCGCCAGCACAGCGAGCGCATGGTCGGCGAGGCGCGGGAGGAGGCCGCCCGCCTCGCCGCCACGGCCAAGCGCGAATACGAGGCCAGCACCGGGCGCGCCAAGTCTGAGGCCGACCGGCTGATCGAGAGCGGCAACCTGGCTTACGAGAAGGCGGTGCAGGAGGGGATCAAGGAGCAGCAGCGCCTGGTCTCGCAGACCGAGGTGGTCGCCACCGCCACCGCCGAGGCGACCCGGATGATCGACTCCGCGCACGCGGAGGCCGACCGGTTGCGTGGCGAATGCGACATCTACGTCGACAGCAAGCTCGCCGAATTCGAGGATTTCCTCAACGGCACGCTGCGCTCGGTGGGCCGTGGCCGTCATCAGCTGCGCACCGCTGCGGGCACTCACGACTACGCGGCCCGGTAG
- a CDS encoding DUF177 domain-containing protein, with amino-acid sequence MATHVNAAAHRGSRSPLVIDISRLGRRPGSMITVDETVPSPARMGLELIAVPEGAPLHLDLVLQSVSEGVLVTGTVVAPTSGECARCLTPITGEVEIELTELYAYPDSTTEETTEADEIPRVGRDRGSETIDLQQPITDAVGLALPFSPVCTPDCQGLCLECGVRLADAEPGHHHDQIDPRWAKLAQLRDQDAEPDGPSTGDDS; translated from the coding sequence ATGGCGACGCACGTCAATGCGGCGGCGCACCGAGGTTCACGGTCGCCGCTGGTAATCGATATCTCCCGACTCGGCCGGCGACCGGGCTCGATGATCACCGTCGACGAGACGGTGCCCAGCCCGGCCCGGATGGGCCTGGAGCTCATCGCCGTGCCCGAAGGGGCCCCGCTGCACCTGGACCTCGTCCTGCAATCGGTGTCCGAAGGCGTGCTGGTCACCGGCACCGTGGTGGCGCCGACCTCCGGCGAGTGCGCCCGGTGCCTGACCCCGATCACCGGCGAGGTCGAGATCGAACTGACCGAGCTGTACGCGTACCCCGACAGCACCACCGAGGAGACCACCGAGGCCGACGAGATCCCGCGGGTCGGACGCGACCGGGGGTCCGAGACCATCGACCTGCAGCAGCCGATCACCGACGCCGTCGGTCTGGCGCTGCCGTTCTCCCCGGTCTGCACCCCGGACTGCCAGGGGTTGTGCCTGGAGTGCGGAGTCCGGTTGGCCGACGCCGAACCCGGCCACCACCATGATCAGATCGACCCGCGATGGGCCAAGCTGGCCCAGCTGCGCGACCAGGACGCCGAACCGGACGGGCCGAGCACCGGAGACGACTCGTGA
- the rnc gene encoding ribonuclease III has protein sequence MTADRGLLLEALGVELPGELLTMALTHRSYSYENGGVPTNERLEFLGDSVLGLTITEELYHRHPDRSEGDLAKLRASIVNTQALADVGRNLTEHGLGAYLLLGKGEEASGGADKSSILADGVESLLGAIYLEHGVNEAREVILRLFAGLLDTAPTLGAGLDWKSSLQELTASQGLGVPAYVVTSTGPDHDKEFTAIVVVGERDYGRGVGRTKKEAELKAAAAAWHALTGD, from the coding sequence GTGACGGCCGACCGCGGGCTTCTGCTCGAGGCCCTCGGCGTCGAACTGCCCGGCGAGCTGCTGACCATGGCCCTCACCCACCGCAGCTACTCCTACGAGAACGGCGGCGTGCCCACCAACGAGCGCCTGGAGTTCCTCGGCGATTCGGTGCTCGGGCTGACCATCACCGAAGAGCTCTACCACCGCCACCCGGACCGCTCCGAAGGAGATCTGGCCAAACTGCGGGCCAGCATCGTCAACACCCAGGCGCTGGCCGACGTCGGGCGCAACCTGACCGAACACGGTCTGGGGGCCTATCTGTTGCTCGGCAAGGGCGAGGAGGCCTCCGGAGGCGCCGACAAGTCCAGCATCCTGGCTGACGGTGTCGAATCCCTTTTGGGCGCAATCTATCTCGAACACGGCGTGAACGAGGCGCGCGAGGTGATCCTGCGGCTGTTCGCCGGGCTGCTCGACACCGCGCCGACCCTCGGCGCGGGGCTGGACTGGAAGAGCTCCCTGCAGGAACTGACCGCGTCGCAGGGACTCGGGGTGCCGGCCTACGTCGTCACCTCCACCGGGCCCGATCATGACAAAGAGTTCACCGCGATCGTCGTGGTCGGGGAGCGCGACTACGGCCGCGGCGTGGGCCGGACCAAGAAGGAAGCCGAGCTCAAGGCCGCCGCGGCCGCCTGGCACGCTCTCACCGGTGACTGA
- the mutM gene encoding bifunctional DNA-formamidopyrimidine glycosylase/DNA-(apurinic or apyrimidinic site) lyase, producing MPELPEVEVVRRGLAQHVTGKRIAAVRVHHPRAVRRHEAGPADLTARLLDTTITGTGRRGKYLWLTLDDGADERLARRESDTALVVHLGMSGQMLLGQVPNENHLRIAALLDDGTTLSFVDQRTFGGWMITDLVDVDGSAVPVPVAHIARDPLDPLFDRDAVVKVLRGKHSEIKRLLLDQTVVSGIGNIYADESLWRAKINGARPASGVSRAKLAELLDAAAAVMTDALAQGGTSFDSLYVNVNGESGYFDRSLDAYGREGEPCRRCGAIIRREKFMNRSSYYCPRCQPRPRT from the coding sequence ATGCCTGAACTTCCCGAGGTGGAGGTCGTCCGGCGCGGGCTGGCCCAGCACGTCACGGGCAAGAGGATCGCCGCGGTGCGGGTGCACCACCCGCGCGCCGTGCGCCGGCACGAAGCCGGACCCGCCGACCTGACCGCCCGGCTCCTCGACACCACCATCACCGGGACAGGCCGGCGGGGAAAGTACCTGTGGCTGACCCTGGACGATGGTGCCGATGAGCGGCTTGCGCGAAGAGAATCTGACACGGCGCTGGTCGTGCACCTGGGGATGAGCGGCCAGATGCTGCTGGGTCAGGTGCCCAACGAGAACCACCTGCGCATCGCGGCGCTGCTCGACGACGGCACCACGCTGAGTTTCGTCGACCAGCGCACCTTCGGTGGCTGGATGATCACCGACCTCGTCGATGTCGACGGCAGCGCGGTGCCGGTGCCGGTCGCGCACATCGCCCGGGATCCGCTGGACCCGCTCTTCGACCGCGACGCGGTGGTGAAGGTGTTGCGGGGCAAGCACTCCGAGATCAAGCGCCTGCTCCTCGACCAGACCGTGGTGTCGGGAATCGGCAACATCTACGCCGACGAGTCTCTGTGGCGGGCCAAGATCAACGGTGCCAGGCCGGCCTCGGGGGTGTCGCGGGCCAAGCTCGCCGAACTGCTGGACGCGGCCGCGGCGGTGATGACCGACGCGCTGGCCCAGGGCGGCACGTCGTTCGACTCGCTCTATGTCAACGTCAACGGGGAGTCCGGCTACTTCGACCGGTCGCTGGACGCGTACGGCCGCGAGGGTGAGCCGTGCCGGCGGTGCGGCGCGATCATCCGGCGGGAGAAGTTCATGAACCGCTCGTCGTACTACTGCCCGCGCTGCCAGCCCCGCCCCCGCACCTAG
- a CDS encoding OsmC family protein: MTELWVERTGVRRYTGRSTRGAEVLVGSEDVEGVFTPGELMKIALAACSGMSSDQPLRRRLGDDYAATIRVSGPADREQERYPLLQESLEVDLSALSGDELTRLLTVVERAIDQVCTVGRTLKSGTEVTFEVKDVGRE; the protein is encoded by the coding sequence GTGACTGAACTGTGGGTGGAGCGCACCGGTGTGCGCCGTTATACGGGCCGAAGCACGCGGGGCGCCGAGGTGCTGGTGGGCTCCGAGGACGTCGAGGGCGTCTTCACGCCGGGCGAGCTGATGAAGATCGCGCTGGCCGCCTGCAGTGGGATGTCCAGCGACCAGCCGCTGCGGCGCCGGCTCGGGGACGACTACGCGGCCACCATCCGGGTGTCGGGGCCGGCCGACCGCGAGCAGGAGCGTTACCCGCTGTTGCAGGAGTCCCTGGAGGTCGACCTGTCGGCGCTGTCGGGCGACGAGCTGACCCGGCTGCTCACCGTGGTGGAGCGTGCGATCGACCAGGTGTGCACGGTGGGGCGGACATTGAAGAGTGGTACTGAAGTGACGTTTGAGGTGAAAGATGTTGGACGAGAATGA
- a CDS encoding acylphosphatase yields MLDENDVRLTAWVHGQVQGVGFRWWTRSRALELGLTGFAANRPDGRVQVVAQGPRDACERLLALLSGGDTPGQVDKVIADWGAPADAIAGFTER; encoded by the coding sequence ATGTTGGACGAGAATGATGTCCGCCTGACCGCCTGGGTGCACGGGCAGGTCCAGGGGGTGGGTTTCCGCTGGTGGACGCGGTCCCGCGCGCTCGAACTGGGGCTCACCGGGTTCGCCGCGAACAGACCCGACGGCCGGGTGCAGGTGGTCGCCCAGGGTCCGCGGGACGCCTGCGAGCGACTCCTTGCCCTGCTCAGCGGCGGTGACACCCCGGGTCAGGTGGACAAGGTCATCGCGGACTGGGGAGCGCCCGCCGACGCGATCGCGGGCTTCACCGAGCGGTGA